In Panthera uncia isolate 11264 unplaced genomic scaffold, Puncia_PCG_1.0 HiC_scaffold_558, whole genome shotgun sequence, one DNA window encodes the following:
- the LOC125918220 gene encoding protein C10 yields the protein MASASAQPAALSAEQAKVVLAEVIQAFSAPENAVRMDEARDNACNDMGKMLQFVLPVATQIQQEVIKAYGFSCDGEGVLKFARLVKSYEAQDPEIASLSGKLKALFLPPMTLPPHGPAPGGSVAAS from the exons ATGGCGTCCGCCTCGGCCCAACCTGCGGCCCTGAGTGCCGAGCAAGCCAAGG TGGTCCTGGCCGAGGTCATCCAGGCGTTCTCGGCCCCGGAGAACGCCGTGCGCATGGACGAGGCTCGGGACAACGCGTGCAACGACATGGGCAAAATGCTGCAATTCGTGCTGCCCGTGGCCACGCAGATTCAGCAGGAGGTTATCAAGGCCTATGGCTTCAGCTGCGACGGGGAAG GTGTCCTTAAGTTTGCCCGCTTGGTCAAGTCTTATGAAGCCCAGGATCCCGAGATTGCCAGCTTGTCGGGCAAGCTGAAGGCGTTGTTCCTGCCACCCATGACATTGCCGCCCCACGGGCCTGCTCCCGGTGGCAGCGTGGCTGCCTCCTGA